A single window of Dermacentor albipictus isolate Rhodes 1998 colony chromosome 1, USDA_Dalb.pri_finalv2, whole genome shotgun sequence DNA harbors:
- the LOC135915371 gene encoding uncharacterized protein, producing the protein MFSAAKDLSASGRGAAQASASSNDYRVVLPRLPTGKLVVDSVFLHADLSGRPYRAQDFRDALRNVIDLKEISSIGQFQMSHVWMVACKSGMTKSKLVACGELSVKGRRCVVIDPEPTEVKMKLLWLPERLEDDDIRDALQAYGKVKSISAESWRVSEMEQMRTLNRDVVLTLADGVSVGDVPHLLPVCGVQSLVLIPGRPPLCLRCNKVRHIRRNCRTPRCETCRRFGHTAEECVVTYADKLRHRTKPPDESLQEHIMDITEVLDATGDVPSSAETRCATKAPLPVKDSHNAIAELPVKKESSEEKDDQPKQQPKGAPATTEPAAAQQANEGAGDDSSDAPKQLDTCTEPAEDSRSNADTSVPKRRATNRSESSTDSETTSTTRKARRRKTSKHSGKCRRSRSRRPGGVSEGASPLPSRTDHIDH; encoded by the coding sequence ATGTTCTCCGCTGCAAAGGATTTATCGGCCTctggccgaggtgctgctcaggcttcagccagcagcaatgactaccgtgttgtgttaccccgtcttcctaccggtaagctggttgtggactccgttttcctgcatgctgacttaagtggtcgaccgtacagagcccaagacttcagagacgcccttcggaacgttattgacctgaaggaaataagttccatcggacaatttcagaTGTCGCATGTGTGGATGGTGGCGTGCAAATCAGGCATgacaaaatcaaagctagtcgCATGCGGGgaattatccgtaaaaggtagacgctgcgtcgtcattgatcctgagcccacggaagttaaaatgaagcttttgtggcttcctgagcgtttggaagacgacgacattcgagatgcgctccaggcttacgggaaagtcaagtctatatcagcagaaagctggagagtatcggagatggaacaaatgcgtacgctaaatcgggacgtggtgttgactcttgccgatggagtgagcgtgggggacgttccacatctactacctgtttgtggagtgcagagtcTCGTATTAattccaggccggcccccacTTTGTCTGCGCTGTAACAAGGTGAGAcacattcgtcgaaactgcagaaccccacgttgtgaaaCCTGCCGCCGCTTTGGTCACACAGCTGAAGAATGTGTCGTAACATACGCCGATAAGTTACGACACAGAACAAAGCCTCCGGATGAAAGCTTGCAAGAACACATAATGGACATTACGGAGGTTCTTGACGCGacgggagacgttccctcttccgcggaGACCCGCTGTGCCACTAAGGCCCCTCTGCCTGTTAAAGACAGTCACAATGCCATCGCAGAACTAcccgtgaaaaaagaaagtagcgaagagaaagatGACCAACCGAAGCAACAACCCAAAGGAGCACCCGCTACCACGGAGCCAGCTGCTGCCCAGCAAGCGAATGAGGGAGCCGGAGATGACTCATCTGATGCACCCAAGCAACTCGACACGTGCACTGAGCCGGCAGAGGACAGCCGAAGTAACGCGGATACTTCagttccgaagcgccgtgcgaccaacagatcggaatcaagcacagacagcgagacgaccagtaccacaagaaaagcacgtcgccGTAAAACATCGAAACACTCAGGAAAGTGCCGACGATCACGGTCCAGAAGGCCAGGTGGGGtttcggagggagcctcaccgttgccctctaggaccgatcacatagatcattag
- the LOC135915334 gene encoding uncharacterized protein — MALSQQLLFATLNVRGLRSLQEQAQLRRLLSRKRLDFVAVQETKITGQGAGAAASDAGWEALGPSSLLSQLDEPELDLRIRAAQQGFPGVSTTYFIAAMPAYRYIGPFRSQPEHESAACILLPTLKRSARHDTMKQIISVLCLIGCVAICASSSELEKNEPALDVVIDQQSRSVGVQAIQVGEVLRAISQGLRDTAQPSEHLEHESEEYFFKKLWKKAKNAVKQVGKVVEKGVKGVVTSKAADIVKKFLEDKLSVYALEDGKTYNDFRHDLAKDFERVGSALIEKGTQLCTCRGRRLLDEKERKFVQGVVEVL; from the exons atggccctgtcccagcaacttctaTTCGCAACCTTGAACGtacgaggccttaggtctttgcaggaacaggcgcagcttcgccggcttttgtctaggaagcgccttgacttcgtcgccgtgcaggagacgaagatt ACAG gtcagggggcgggtgccgccgcctcagatgcaggctgggaggccTTGGGTCCTAGCAGCCTCTtaagccagttggacgagccggagctggaccTCCGAATCAGAGCGGCGCAGCAGGGtttcccaggtgtctctactacctatttt ATAGCGGCAATGCCTGCGTATAGGTATATAGGACCCTTCCGAAGCCAGCCAGAGCACGAGTCTGCGGCGTGTATTCTACTACCCACCCTGAAAAGGTCTGCAAGGCACG ACACCATGAAGCAAATAATTAGCGTGCTGTGCCTGATTGGATGCGTCGCTATCTGTG CTTCGTCTTCCGAGCTGGAGAAGAATGAGCCGGCATTGGACGTCGTAATCGATCAGCAGTCGCGTAGCGTGGGCGTGCAAGCTATCCAAGTAGGCGAAGTGCTCCGTGCCATTTCCCAAGGACTGCGGGACACTGCGCAGCCGTCAGAGCACTTGGAACATGAG AGTGAAGAGTATTTTTTTAAGAAGCTCTGGAAGAAGGCAAAGAATGCAGTGAAGCAAGTCGGAAAGGTTGTTGAGAAAGGTGTGAAGGGCGTGGTGACCTCCAAGGCAGCTGACATCGTGAAGAAGTTTCTCGAGGACAAGCTCAGCGTATACGCCCTAGAAGACGGCAAGACATACAATGATTTCCGCCATGACCTGGCCAAAGATTTCGAGCGTGTAGGAAGTGCcctgattgaaaaaggaacacagCTGTGCACATGCCGCGGCCGCAGGCTTCTAGACGAAAAGGAGAGGAAATTCGTCCAGGGAGTCGTCGAAGTGCTTTAA